A single Campylobacter hyointestinalis subsp. hyointestinalis DNA region contains:
- a CDS encoding DMT family transporter codes for MNKGLFFVLLGAIFECGWAYGLKHADSNLEYLITICFICVSFFSFMSAFKYLLASVAYTLFIGFGTLFIVSAEILTDYFNRNSVDYLRLFFIATLLVGVLGIKGVKN; via the coding sequence ATGAACAAAGGTCTATTTTTTGTTTTATTAGGTGCGATTTTTGAATGTGGATGGGCTTATGGGCTAAAACATGCGGATTCAAATTTGGAGTATCTTATAACTATCTGCTTTATCTGTGTGAGTTTTTTCTCATTTATGAGTGCGTTTAAGTATCTTTTGGCAAGTGTTGCTTATACTTTATTTATAGGTTTTGGAACTTTATTTATAGTAAGTGCTGAAATTTTGACTGATTATTTTAATAGAAATAGCGTTGATTATTTAAGGCTATTTTTCATAGCTACACTTTTAGTCGGAGTTTTAGGGATCAAAGGTGTAAAAAATTGA
- a CDS encoding DMT family transporter has translation MIHFLALILAGGFEVLGVVFLNKYGHSSGIKKIINFLFIVITFTCSLSLLRFAMQSLAMSVSYAIWTGIGAIGAVGVGVLINKEKLGLKKLFYLFLIIFSVIMLKII, from the coding sequence TTGATACATTTTTTAGCTCTTATTTTAGCCGGCGGATTTGAAGTTTTAGGTGTTGTTTTTTTAAATAAATATGGGCATTCTAGCGGTATCAAAAAAATAATAAATTTCTTATTTATAGTCATTACTTTTACCTGCTCTCTTAGTCTGCTTAGGTTTGCTATGCAAAGCTTAGCAATGTCTGTGAGCTACGCTATTTGGACGGGTATAGGAGCTATAGGCGCTGTTGGGGTTGGTGTTTTGATAAATAAAGAAAAGTTAGGTTTGAAAAAGCTATTTTATCTATTTTTGATAATTTTTAGTGTTATAATGTTAAAGATAATATAA